The bacterium genome includes the window CCTGCTTCTGCAGGGTGTCCGCCAGTCCGTTGTAGGTCACGGCGTTATCGGGCCAACGCGCCGCCGTCTGCCGGTAAAGGGCTTCAGCTTCCTCGTACCTGCCCTGCTTCTGAAACGTGTCCGCCAGTCCGTTGTAGGTCACGGCGTTATCGGGCCAACGCGCCGACGCCTGCCGGTAAAGGGCTTCCGCTTCCTCGTACCTGCCCTGCTTCTGGAGAGTGTCCGCCAGCCCGGAGTGGGCCACGGCGTTATCGGGCCAACGCCCCGCCGTCTGCCGGTAAAGGGCTTCCGCTTCCTCGTACTTGCCCTGCTTCTGGAGCGTGTCCGCCAGTCCGCCCATGATGACCGGATCGGTCGGACATTTCTGCCCGGCACGCTCATATAGTTCCAGCGCCCATTCAAACTGCTGGGAATCCAGAGCCAACGCCGCTACGTTGCTTAGGGTCTTGGCTATCAGTTCGGGCTTCGTGCGGGTTTCTATCTGGACTTCGATGAGTTTATCCAGATATTTTTTCGCCGTTTCAAATTTATGTTGTTTGAGGGCCAGGGCTATTTCCTCTAGCACCTTGCCAACCCGCTCGAAAGCGGCAATGCGATCAAAACTGCTTCTTTTGAAGGAAGGGCGGGCGGGAATTTCGCGGGCAATCCCCTCGTCCGGCGCAATATGTCCTTTTTTCCTGCTTTTGAGGGAAGATTCTTTTTTCTCCCAAGCGCTTTTGATCTCTTGTAACCCTTTACTCCAGCTAGGCCCTTTGTGTTCAGGCGCAAAAATGAGGTCCTGCCATATCTTTTTCCAGCGCTCAACGTCGCTTTCCCCAGCCGTCATGGCGATCTTCTCACGCTCTTCCGCAGAGAGGCCGTTCCATGCATTTAACGCCGCTTCCGTCATTGGGGGAAGGTCTGCTACAGGAGCGGGTTCTTCTTCCACCAGCAGCGGCCATTGTTCATCAGCAACATCCTGGAGAAGTTGGGGCCAACCGGCGTACTTTGGGCGAAACTCCTTAATCCAAAATTCGGGTGATCGGGGATAGGCGTCAACCAAATGCCGTACAGCGTAGCGTAGAAGTTTCAGAGAATCCGATGGGTTTTCAGAGGTTACATCCGCAAGCTTTGTAAGCCCCGTGTCCAGCCTGTCGATGGACACAATCCGGCCCGCCTCGCGATCTTCCGGCGTTGGGGGCACCCATAAAAGCCCGCGCCAGGCTTCCGCCAGTGTGGTCAGATTATCGCCGGTGAGGTGACCGATGTTACTTTTTACCGAGTCAATGAGGCCGAGCCAATGGCTCTCGAAGCTTTCGTCCGTTTGCTGATAGATCAGCGCCTGACGCAACTGACGCCCCGCCCGTCCCTGCCCTGACAGAAACACGCCCAGATGAAATCCCTCGATGAAAAAGCGCTTAAGGACGTCAAAGAGTTTTTCATTTTTGGGCAGATAGGAAATGAAAAGGAACAGGTTGAATATGTAGGTCTCGTCGTCCAAAAGCTTTTGGGAGGAAACGGAACCGGTAGTTACATCCACGGTCGCGCCAACGGCTCTTTGTAATTCAACCTCTGAGGCCGCTTCAATGGCTTGAGCCAGTTCGGCGCAAAGAGGCACGGCAAGATCGGCGAGAGTCGCCCCCAGATCCGGATCGTAAGGAGACAGGGTAAGTCCGCCGTAGAGGATGTCCGCAGGATATGCGTTCCCCCCCACGGCTGGTAAATGCATGCCGGAAAGGCATTCCGCAAAGCGGTCGCTGTTTCTCTCCGCGGCCATTTCGTTTAGCTGGGCGCGAACCCTTTGATAGGGATGATAAGAGCCGTTCACGAGATACCCATGTGGCGATTAAACCATTCCTGATTTTGGGGTTTGTTGTAATTTGTTTTCAACCGCTCTGTGTGCCGTTGGCGAAAAAGATGCAGATCGCCGGTGGAACAAGGCGCGCCTTCCATATGCCCCAATAAGCCCGTGCAAGCCCTGACGGCGGCTTGTCCGGTCAGGGGAGGATGCACGACTTCGCAACATGCCGGAACGTCTCCGAGGTCGAGCGGCATGGTGATTCCGTAAGGCTCCGACGGCGGCGAAGGGAAATGGAAGGGGCCGTCGTTGGCTTCGACGACGGTGGGCCGGTAAACCGTCCCGGCGAGTCCCACTTCGTAGCGCCAGGAAAGAACCCAGTGACCATCGTGAAAATGCCCCAACCCAAGGACACGGCAGAGTTTAACCCAATCTCCGGCGTCGTAATAGGGCCCTGCTTCCTCTGCAAAACAAGCCCACCAGGGCGGTTGGTTCTGCGTAAGGGCATCACTCAGCAGCCCGGCCATTTCCTTCACCTTGTCCGGCTTACCCATTACTTCGGCAGCGATAGCGTCAACATCCGCCTTGAATCGGTCGTCCGCACCGGGCCGGCGTTGGGGAAGGGAGCACCCGGTTA containing:
- a CDS encoding tetratricopeptide repeat protein — protein: MNGSYHPYQRVRAQLNEMAAERNSDRFAECLSGMHLPAVGGNAYPADILYGGLTLSPYDPDLGATLADLAVPLCAELAQAIEAASEVELQRAVGATVDVTTGSVSSQKLLDDETYIFNLFLFISYLPKNEKLFDVLKRFFIEGFHLGVFLSGQGRAGRQLRQALIYQQTDESFESHWLGLIDSVKSNIGHLTGDNLTTLAEAWRGLLWVPPTPEDREAGRIVSIDRLDTGLTKLADVTSENPSDSLKLLRYAVRHLVDAYPRSPEFWIKEFRPKYAGWPQLLQDVADEQWPLLVEEEPAPVADLPPMTEAALNAWNGLSAEEREKIAMTAGESDVERWKKIWQDLIFAPEHKGPSWSKGLQEIKSAWEKKESSLKSRKKGHIAPDEGIAREIPARPSFKRSSFDRIAAFERVGKVLEEIALALKQHKFETAKKYLDKLIEVQIETRTKPELIAKTLSNVAALALDSQQFEWALELYERAGQKCPTDPVIMGGLADTLQKQGKYEEAEALYRQTAGRWPDNAVAHSGLADTLQKQGRYEEAEALYRQASARWPDNAVTYNGLADTFQKQGRYEEAEALYRQTAARWPDNAVTYNGLADTLQKQ